The Phycisphaerales bacterium AB-hyl4 DNA window GTTCTCATTCAGGAGATGGTGCAGTTGGTACGCAATGCCGACCGGTGAGGCGGGGGCGCGTCACACGCATTGCGTTTTCACTCGCCATCGAGTTGAGCTACGCCGATGACGCCGCAGCCGATGCGCGGGCCTGCGTCGCCGAGCGGCTGGCTGCCGTCGTCTTCATCGCGGTGGACGATCACGGCCCGGCCGACGATGGGGTTGTGCGTGCCTGCGAGTGAGATGTTTTCCACGATGAGTTCAAACTCGGCGACGCCGTCGTCGTCAGCTTCGAGGTTGCCGAAGTCGCCGGCGTGCAGGTGGGCTTCTTCGTCGTTGGGGATGCCGTGGGGGTGGCCTTCGGGGTTGTAGTGTCCGCCGGCGCTGGTGGCGTCGTCTGCGGAGCAGTCGCCGAATTCGTGCACGTGGAAGCCGTGCTTCTGGTTGGGTTCGAGGCCTTCGATGCGGGCGGTGACGGTGACGCGGCCGCGGTGGTCCTGCTTGAAGCGGACGGTTCCGCTGGCGTCGCCTTCGGACGTGCCGTGCACGACGGCGACGAGTTCGTTGACGCCGACGAACGGCGGCATGGGTTCGTGGGAGTTGTTGTTGTGGTGGTGGCCGTGATTGTCCGCGGTGGCGACGATCGCCGCGCCGCCGCAGCTGATGAGAATGGCGGCGGCGGTGATGATGCTGAGCGTGGAGATGGTCTGTGTCATGGTGGGGCGTCCTTTTTTCGGGGTCGTCTCGTATCAGGCAATGAAACAATCTTGCCTTGTCATGGTTGATCTTCTGTCGCGAGTGGGGGTGGGTCAAGTATCGGTCGCGGTTGATGAGCGTGAGGGAAGCCTCTCGGCCGACTGGATGATGCCTTGGCGAGCGGGGGTGCATTCGCTAACCTTGGCGATCATTGTCTGTTGAGATGATCGAAAATGAACGCGGCTTATAGGGGCTGACCATGGCGAACGGGCCGGGCTCGAGCGAAAACTGGGGCACGCGTGCCGGGGTGATCCTGGCGGTGACGGGCAGCGCGGTGGGGCTGGGTAACTTTCTGCGGTTCCCCGGCCTCGCGGCGGAGTGGGGCGGGGCGTTCATGATCCCCTATGTGCTGGCGTTCCTGCTGCTGGGCTTGCCGGTGGTGTGGGTGGAGTGGTCGGCCGGTCGGTGGGGCGGCCGACAGGGGTACAACTCGATCATCGGCATCTTTTTCGCGATGAGCAAAAGCCGACTCGCGCCGTACCTGGGCACGATCGGGATGCTGATTCCGGTGATGATCTACATGTTCTACGTGTACGTCGCGTCGTGGTGCCT harbors:
- a CDS encoding superoxide dismutase family protein, translated to MTQTISTLSIITAAAILISCGGAAIVATADNHGHHHNNNSHEPMPPFVGVNELVAVVHGTSEGDASGTVRFKQDHRGRVTVTARIEGLEPNQKHGFHVHEFGDCSADDATSAGGHYNPEGHPHGIPNDEEAHLHAGDFGNLEADDDGVAEFELIVENISLAGTHNPIVGRAVIVHRDEDDGSQPLGDAGPRIGCGVIGVAQLDGE